A window of the Diabrotica undecimpunctata isolate CICGRU chromosome 1, icDiaUnde3, whole genome shotgun sequence genome harbors these coding sequences:
- the LOC140451677 gene encoding uncharacterized protein, translating to MCVYRMFSKGEHVTLYTLKQKLEEVDEINISIAALSRALKELKFRWVNCSVANRKYLMEQPHVTLKRLQFLKAYKDNESSLYPLKPVFLDETWIFSKGGFRKSWQDGSVNAVRKKNGEGVRYIILNAGSENGFIDNCELIFKSGSKSGDYHDSMNSENFEKWFEHQLLPNLEEPSLIIMDNASYHSTLLEKIPNASWAKHSLLEWLKNRHINCSMTMMKFELMDIVKKHLPDKVFKLDRLALQYGHRVLRLPPYHCQFNPIENVWSDCKRYYDANITSAGVTNEATVLNVWKKSLQQVTPEKWRKYVRHAESLINEYWETAKIMDTNHISPIVIDLNEWDCVSSDDDFVEVPEIK from the exons ATGTGTGTATACAGAATGTTTAGTAAAG GTGAGCATGTGACTCTCTATACCCTGAAGCAAAAACTAGAGGAAGTGGATGAGATTAATATTTCTATTGCTGCACTTAGCAGagctttaaaagaattaaaattcagATGGGTAAATTGTAGTGTTGCTAACAGAAAATATTTAATGGAACAACCACATGTGACTTTAAAAAGACTTCAGTTTTTGAAAGCCTATAAGGACAATGAAAGCAGTTTATACCCTTTAAAACCAGTTTTCTTGGATGAGACCTGGATATTCAGTAAAGGAGGATTCCGCAAGAGCTGGCAAGATGGCAGTGTTAATGCAGTCAGAAAGAAGAATGGAGAAGGTGTACGATACATTATTCTTAATGCAGGTTCTGAAAATGGGTTCATTGATAACTGTGAATTGATTTTCAAAAGTGGAAGTAAATCTGGTGACTACCATGATTCAATGAATTCTGagaattttgaaaaatggtttgagcATCAGCTTTTACCAAATTTAGAAGAACCATCATTAATTATAATGGATAATGCATCATACCATTCAACTTTATTGGAAAAAATACCAAATGCTAGTTGGGCAAAACATTCTTTATTAGAATGGTTAAAAAACCGGCATATTAATTGTTCAATGACTATGATGAAGTTTGAGTTGATGGATATTGTAAAGAAGCATCTACCAGATAAAGTATTTAA aTTGGATAGACTGGCCCTTCAATATGGCCATCGTGTCTTGAGACTGCCTCCATATCATTGTCAATTCAATCCAATAGAGAATGTTTGGTCTGACTGCAAAAGGTATTATGATGCCAATATAACTTCTGCTGGCGTTACAAACGAAGCCACAGTATTAAATGTGTGGAAAAAATCTTTACAAcag GTCACACCAGAAAAATGGAGGAAGTATGTTAGGCATGCAGAAAGCCTCATTAATGAATATTGGGAGACAGCAAAAATAATGGACACAAACCACATATCTCCTATAGTCATTGATTTAAATGAATGGGATTGTGTATCTTCAGATGATGATTTTGTGGAAGTGCCAGAAATAAAATGA